Proteins co-encoded in one Quercus robur chromosome 8, dhQueRobu3.1, whole genome shotgun sequence genomic window:
- the LOC126697594 gene encoding ylmG homolog protein 1-2, chloroplastic-like translates to MAPLTLITSQSNLLLRTPLLLPPPNLTPNIHTHSSPLSLSLNQNPKPFSLHLTTKRNPTTLVVLSSTSTSTSSSTIPTPQISHSSPLTKTLTTIASIALLVLPKIIMGPQSHLGLVSSVGPLFFAALKDRPSGYLNTPLTVVAAGLAKWLDIYSGVLMVRVLLSWFPNIPWDRQPLSAIRDLCDPYLNLFRNIIPPIFDTLDVSPLLAFAVLGTLGSILNSSRGMY, encoded by the coding sequence ATGGCTCCTCTAACTCTAATCACCTCCCAATCCAACCTCCTCCTCCGAACCCCTCTCCTCCTCCCACCACCAAACCTCACACCCAATATTCATACTCACTCCTCTCCCCTTTCCCTTTCCCTAAACCAAAACCCCAAACCCTTCTCTCTCCACCTCACCACCAAACGCAACCCAACAACCCTTGTTGTTCTCTCTTCTACTTCtacttctacttcttcttccaCCATCCCAACCCCACAAATCTCTCACTCATCACCACTCACCAAAACTCTCACCACCATAGCTTCCATAGCCTTGCTTGTCCTCCCCAAAATCATTATGGGCCCACAATCTCACTTAGGCCTAGTAAGCTCAGTTGGGCCACTGTTCTTTGCGGCTCTGAAGGACAGGCCTTCTGGGTACCTGAACACGCCGCTCACGGTGGTGGCTGCTGGTTTGGCTAAGTGGCTTGATATCTATAGTGGGGTTTTGATGGTGAGGGTTTTGCTGAGTTGGTTTCCCAACATTCCTTGGGACAGACAACCTTTGTCGGCAATTCGTGACCTATGTGATCCTTATCTCAATCTGTTTCGGAACATTATTCCACCAATCTTTGATACTTTGGATGTTAGTCCACTTTTGGCTTTTGCTGTATTGGGCACACTTGGCTCCATTCTCAATAGTAGCAGAGGAATGTATTGA
- the LOC126697595 gene encoding uncharacterized protein LOC126697595, whose protein sequence is MQTEARRGVVVEGGGGGGGGGGGAQRGLNSSHVDGGARKLSQIGTLSQLLAGGVAGALSKTCTAPLARLTILFQVQGMHSDVATMRKPSIWREASRIVGEEGVRAFWKGNLVTIAHRLPYSSVNFYAYEHYKKLLKMIPGLENHRDNIGTDLCVHFVAGGSAGITAASATYPLDLVRTRLAAQTNVMYYRGIWHTLQTITKEEGVLGLYKGLGATLLGVGPSIAISFSVYETLRSFWKLHRPDDSTILISLSCGSLSGIASSTATFPIDLVRRRKQLEGAGGRARVYTTGLFGIFRQIIRNEGFRGLYRGILPEYYKVVPGVGICFMTYETLKKLLTDTTTSL, encoded by the exons atgcaaACAGAAGCGAGAAGAGGAGTGGTGgtagaaggaggaggaggaggaggaggaggaggaggaggagcacAGAGAGGTCTGAATTCGAGCCACGTCGATGGCGGTGCGAGGAAACTCTCGCAGATCGGAACTTTGTCGCAGCTTCTCGCCGGAGGCGTCGCCGGCGCTCTCAGTAAAACCTGCACTGCACCGCTCGCTCGCCTTACTATTCTCTTCCAG GTGCAAGGTATGCATTCTGATGTTGCAACAATGAGAAAACCTAGCATATGGCGCGAGGCGTCGCGGATTGTTGGTGAAGAAGGAGTTAGAGCTTTTTGGAAAGGGAATCTCGTTACAATTGCTCACCGTCTGCCTTACTCTTCTGTCAATTTTTATGCATATGAGCACTATAAGAAG TTACTAAAGATGATTCCGGGACTGGAAAACCATAGAGATAACATCGGTACAGATCTTTGTGTGCATTTTGTAGCCGGTGGTTCAGCTGGAATAACAGCTGCTTCGGCTACATATCCGCTGGATCTTGTGAGGACACGCCTTGCAGCTCAG ACAAATGTGATGTACTACAGAGGTATTTGGCATACTTTACAAACTATTACCAAGGAGGAGGGTGTTTTGGGCCTCTATAAGGGACTTGGAGCAACTCTTTTG GGTGTTGGGCCAAGTATAGCAATCAGTTTTTCAGTGTATGAAACATTGAGATCTTTCTGGAAGTTGCATAG GCCCGATGATTCTACTATCCTTATCAGTCTGAGTTGTGGAAGTCTTTCAGGAATTGCATCATCAACAG CTACATTTCCAATTGATCTTGTGAGGCGCCGTAAGCAATTGGAAGGGGCAGGTGGCCGGGCTCGTGTCTATACAACAGGCCTTTTTGGTATATTTAGGCAAATAATCCGGAATGAAGGCTTCCGTGGATTGTATAGGGGGATTCTGCCAGAATACTACAAGGTGGTGCCTGGTGTAGGTATTTGTTTTATGACTTACGAGACACTGAAGAAGCTGTTGACTGATACTACTACCAGTTTGTAG